In Desulfomonile tiedjei DSM 6799, a genomic segment contains:
- a CDS encoding GDP-L-fucose synthase family protein: protein MQDPLQQRIYVAGHTGMVGSAISRRLKRDGYLLVGPKSRVDLRDQRRTMDMFSELKPDLVFLAAAKVGGIYANLTYPADFIYDNLMIQTNVIHASCQHSVKKLLFLGSSCIYPAKSPQPIKEEYLLSGYLEKTNEAYALSKIAGIFMCQSYNRQYGTNFISLMPANLYGPGDTFDPSNSHVIPALIRKIHTGKESGAESVEIWGTGNPRREFLYVDDLADACLFLMENYDSSEIINVGAGKEVTIRDLAHLIGEVIGYRGEFTFNDDMPDGVPQKLLNTSKIAKMGWQPSTALREGLEKTYQWFLDNVAGSG, encoded by the coding sequence ATGCAAGACCCCCTTCAACAGAGAATTTATGTGGCCGGACACACAGGAATGGTTGGCTCGGCAATCTCTCGTAGACTCAAGCGTGACGGTTATCTCCTGGTAGGTCCGAAGTCTCGAGTCGATCTGCGCGACCAGCGCAGAACCATGGACATGTTCAGCGAACTCAAACCGGACCTCGTGTTTCTTGCTGCAGCAAAGGTCGGAGGAATTTATGCCAATTTGACCTATCCTGCTGATTTCATCTATGACAACCTCATGATTCAAACAAACGTGATTCATGCGTCATGCCAACATAGTGTAAAAAAGCTCCTATTCTTGGGCAGTTCCTGCATTTATCCGGCGAAATCTCCCCAACCCATAAAAGAGGAATATTTGCTGAGCGGATACCTGGAGAAGACCAATGAAGCTTACGCATTGTCCAAAATTGCCGGAATCTTCATGTGCCAATCGTATAACCGACAATACGGGACAAATTTTATTTCCCTGATGCCGGCAAACCTGTACGGTCCCGGGGACACCTTCGATCCATCGAATTCGCACGTAATTCCGGCGCTCATCCGAAAGATTCATACGGGAAAAGAATCTGGAGCAGAATCTGTGGAAATCTGGGGCACGGGAAATCCGCGACGCGAATTCCTGTACGTCGACGATCTCGCAGACGCGTGTTTATTCCTCATGGAAAATTATGATTCCAGTGAAATAATCAATGTGGGAGCAGGAAAAGAGGTGACAATCAGGGATCTCGCACACCTTATAGGAGAGGTGATCGGTTACAGAGGAGAATTCACGTTTAATGACGACATGCCGGACGGAGTACCTCAGAAATTGCTCAATACGAGCAAGATCGCCAAAATGGGATGGCAACCCTCTACTGCGCTACGAGAAGGACTCGAGAAGACCTATCAGTGGTTCCTTGACAACGTTGCAGGATCCGGCTGA
- a CDS encoding PilZ domain-containing protein, which yields MNPKRKIKAKEIISDIRTGMAASELLEKYQFNAKNLRTIFQKLLEARAMSKDELNTHTSLHDGSTQGLRRHPRKPMVFPLKIYDGGDPFKSGTVKDVSEKGVCIEGIDATVGDVKNFIIRFGAFGDSSTMVFEGKCRWVDRHPMTGRVAFAGFEITYISSLDSGELRKLID from the coding sequence ATGAACCCGAAACGTAAGATCAAGGCCAAAGAGATTATCAGTGACATTCGAACCGGAATGGCAGCTTCCGAATTGCTGGAGAAGTATCAATTCAACGCAAAGAATCTCAGAACAATCTTTCAAAAACTTCTGGAAGCCAGGGCCATGAGCAAGGATGAACTGAACACACATACGTCGCTGCATGACGGTTCTACTCAGGGGCTCAGGCGACATCCGCGGAAACCAATGGTCTTTCCCCTGAAGATTTATGACGGTGGCGATCCTTTTAAATCCGGAACCGTGAAAGACGTTTCGGAAAAAGGAGTATGCATCGAAGGTATCGATGCAACCGTTGGTGACGTTAAGAATTTCATCATCCGTTTTGGTGCGTTTGGCGACAGTTCCACAATGGTTTTCGAGGGCAAATGCCGATGGGTGGACAGACATCCCATGACAGGAAGAGTCGCTTTCGCAGGATTTGAAATTACTTACATCTCATCTTTGGATTCAGGGGAATTGAGAAAGCTCATCGACTGA